Sequence from the Gemmatimonadetes bacterium SCN 70-22 genome:
TTCCCGCGGCGTCGCGCGCAGGGCCGGCGACCAGCTTCAACTCGGGGATGCCGATGTTCTCCGGCGAGTTGGTGAGCACGTAGCGCATGTTGAGGAGCCGCCAGAAGTTGGGATTTGCCACCTGACGGAATCCTTCATCCTTCCCGGCCAGCCGGTCGTACGCGCCAAGCTCGTTGCCATGGTAGCCCAGAACCGACGAGATGCCGTGCACCATCAGCCCGTCGTAGTTCAGCAAGGGATCGTGTACCCCCTCGGACGGCGCGGTCTGGAACGACAGGACGCGGAACGGCCCAGGCTGGCGCTGCAGGTAGTCCACGACCGGGTTGGAGCCGAACAGAACCTTGGCCGGCTCGGAGAACATCCAGTACCGGCGGGTCACGCTCCAGCAGTCGAGCGCGACGACGAGGAGGAGGATGATCCCGCCGAGGTCGCGCGAGACACGCTTCGTCGCGACGACGAAGACCGTGAGCGCGGCAAGGAGGATGAAGACCATGCTGCGGATCGCTCCCACCCTGAGCGCGCCGTCGTTGGCCAGCACCAGATCGGCTCGGTCGGGACCGGCGATGGAGAGTCCCAGGTTCGTGAGCGCTCCCAGCGCGCCGAGAGCGCCGATGACGAGGGCGGCGACGCCCCATCCCATGACGTACCGACGCCGATCCTCGAGGCGCACGATGCGCTCGGCGCCGAACGCCGCGAGCACCGCCGTGCAGAAGGACACGACGAAGAGCATCGTGCTGGGCGCACGGAAGTACTTCGTTCCGGGGACGAGGGCGTATACGAGGGAGTAGAACGGGGTGTTCCCGCCAAGCGCCCACAGGAGTGCGATCACGAAGGCGCCGCCCCAAAAGCGCACGATGCGCGTGTGCGAGCGGAGGGTCCATGCGCCGAAGGCGAGGCCGGCCAGGAGGAGGACGGCGGCCCCGATGTACTCGGAGTGGAAGTGGATGCCGTTTCTCCCCCAGTACTTGTCGAGTATCCCGGAGAACTGGGGGACGACGAAGTTGAGCACCTCCTCCGTGGGCATCGAGTAGGAGATCGCGTGCTCCCACCCCTTCCCTCCCGCACGCGGCGAGAAGGGTTCGTAGGCCCGCACCGGCCAGAACTGGATGGCACCCATCACCATTCCCACGGCGACGGCGCCGAGCGCACTGGCGAGGCGAAGCATCCCGGCGCGCCTGGGCACGACGGTGTCGCTGCCGAAGCCGAGGGCGAGGAAGAGGGCGAACGCCCCGGTCACCAGCAGCATGTATTGCAGGAGCTGCGGGTGCGGCGAGAGGACCGCGAGCCCGACGACGATGGCGAGCGGGCCCCAGGCGGCGTTGCGGCCGTCGCGGACGCCGCGCACCACGAAGTAGAGGGCGAGCGGCAGGAGGGCGGCGATGAAGAGCTTGCCGTCGTGTCCCGGGGAGACGAGCCCCGCGACGTTCCCGCCCATCTGGTACGCCACGCCACCGATCACCGACGCGAAGAAGGACAGCCCCAGGGCGCGCAGGAACAGGAAGGTGAAGAAGCCGGCGAGGAAGACGTGGAGCAGCATCCCCCAGGTCATCCCGGTGTCGGTCCCGAGGAGGAGGCGCAGGAGCGCCGTCGGGTAGAACGTGTCGCCGTGCATGGCGTCGACGAATGGCATCCCCCCGAACAGGTAGGGGTTCCACTGCGGAATTTCGCCGAACTGCTTGAAGTGGCTCCGGGCGAACTCGCGGAAGGCGTAGCCGGCGATGTACTGGTCGGAGTACGGATTGACGAGGAACTTGCCGGCCAGGGCCGGGAATCCCAGCGCCAGCGTACAGACGGCGTGCACCAGGGCGGCCCACCCGAGGGCGAAGCGGGGCGCGGGAGGGGGGGACGCAGCCGATGCGGGGCCGGTGGGAACCGCGGCGTCAGGCTTGCGAGTCATGACGAGGGGAAATGGGTCGGCGCCCGCGCAAGGCGTCGGCGGCCAGGTAGCCGAGCCCGGGAAGGACTTCGAGAATCGTGAGCCAGAGGCGCGAGGTGAGCGAGATGACGCCGGCCGCCCCCGCCTGCGCCAGTCCGAGGCGGCCCAGGGCGACGATCAACGACCCCTCACGCACCCCGATGCCGCCGGGCGCGAACAGCACAATGTAGCCAGCGAGGTACGATCCCGTGAAGGCAGCGATGTAGGAGGTCGTGCGTCCCGGCGCGGCGCCGAGAATCCCCGCCACGAAGATGCGGAAGGCGATGCCGTAGAGGATCCAGGCCAGGAGGCAGCCGATCGACGCGAGCCAGAGGGCGCGGTCGGGGAGCGCGGGGAGGGTGACTTCGCGTCGCAGGATGCGCCCCGCGACGCGCGCCGCCAGCGGGATCACCCGCGGCGCAAGGACGATCCCGCCGACGAGCATCGCCCCGAGGACGATTGCGGCCCCCCGCGCCTCGAAGAACTCCGCTCCCGTCACGACGACGAGGCCGAAGCCGGCGAGGAGGTTGACGAGGTTGATGACGAGCGCCGAGCCGGTCGCGGCCAGCACCGAGACGCCGCGCTGCTGCGCCATCACCCCCATGGCCCCGATCTGCCAGACCTTGCCCGGGAGGTAGCGTCCGAGGTTGGAGATGAACCAGATGCGAGCGGCCTGCGACCAGGGGATGTCGGCGTCCCATGCGCGGACCACCCGGCGCCAGGTCTCGACGAGGAGGGCGTACGCCACGAGGACGATCCCGCTGGAGAGGGCGAGGAGCGACCAGCGCGGCGTGAGGCGGGCTCCCGAGGCGACGAAGGCGTGCCACTGGGTGGCGATGGCGCGTCCCGCCAGCGCCACGGCGGCGAGCGCCAGGAGGGCGAACCCGATGCGGAGCGCGCTACGGCGCAACGATGGATCGGTAGAGGGTGGCGTACCGCCGCGCCGCCGATTCGGGAGCGAAGTCGCCGAGGGCCGACATGCGCCCCGCCCTGCCTAACGCGAAGCGCAGCTCGGGGTCGTCGAACAGGCGGTCGAGCGCGGCCGCGAGGGCGTCCGCGTCGCCGGCGGGCGCCAGGAGGCCGGTCTCGCCGTGGGTGATGATGTCGGTGATCCCTCCCGAGTCGAAGGCGACGATCGGCGCCTCGCACAGCTGGCCCTCGACCGCCACCAGGCCCAGCCCCTCCTCGAGGCTCGGGACCACGAGGGCGCTGGCGCGCTGGTAGAAGGCGGGGAGTTCGGTCTGCGGGCGCGCGCCGTGCCAGGTGAGGCGATCGGCAATCCCGAGTTGGGCCGCCTGCGCCTTGAGGGGGGCGGCGTCGGGTCCGTCGCCGACGAGGTCGAAGGCGACCTGGTGCCGCATCCGGGCGATGGCGTCGAGCAGGAGGGCGACCCCCTTCTGCGCATTGAGCCGTCCCACGAAGAGGACGCGGTCGCTGCTCCGCGTGGCGGCCGGATGAAAGAGCGACGTGGCCACCGGCATGGGGGCGACGAGCGGGGCGACCCCCGGGACCAGGTCGCGCACCTCGTCGGCGAGCCAGCGCGAGACCGTCGTCACGGCCCGCGAGTGGTGGAGGACATGACGGAAGAGCGGGCGCGCGAACGTCCGGGCGCGGGCGAGGCGGACGTCGGTTCCGTGCATCGTGGTCACCAGCGGGATCCCGGCGAGCCCGGCGGCCCAGGTGCCGACCAATCCGCCGGGAAACCACCAGTGCGCATGGACGAGGTGCGGGGCGAAGGCGCGCCGCTCCCGTGTCGCGGCGGCGAACTCGGCGCCGAGGAAGCCGACGAGGGCGAACTTCGCCAGCCAGGAGCGCTGCACCTCCTGCGCCATCTCGCCGGTGTAGGCGAGGTTCTCGTAGCGGCGCGGCGCGTAGTGGAAGCGGTCGACCGGAATTCCCTCGAAGACGTCGTGCTCCGGGAGGGCGTCGGCGGCGGGCGCCACCACCTGGACGTCGACCCGCTCCTTGCGGAGGGCGACCGCCAGATGCAACAGGAACGACCCGGCCGCGTCTCCGGGGACGCGCGGGTAGGAATGCGTGAGGAAGAGGACGCGCAGCGTGGGCGCGTCAGGCATCGTGGTGCCCCTCGCGCCGGGGGGCCCCCGGGGGCGGCGCCCCGCGCGCGTCACCCGGGTCCATCCGGCGCTCGTCGGCGACGCGCCGGAGCTCGCGCACCTGGGCCCGCAGCCCGGCCACCTGCTCACCCAGGAGCCCGGTGGCGAAGAAGACGGATCCGAGGATGAGGCACGTCTGGATCACCGTCCAGACGGCGCGCACGCCGACGCCGGTGATCGCGAGCCAGGCCAGCGCCGCCACCCCGGCGAGTGCGCCCACGGCGAAGAGCGCTGCCCCGAGCATCCCGAACAGGAGGAGCGGCTTCTGGGCGAAGCGGAGCTCGAACCACACCGAGAGCATGTCGAGGACGCCGACCGGGATGCGGCCGAGCCCGAACTTCGACCGGCCGGCGTGCCGCGGATACAGCGGGACGGGGATCTCGGTGACGGTGTATCCCTGCGCGGCGGCGATGACGATCATGTACCGATGCCAATCGGGGCGCGTGGGGAGGATCTCCATGATCTCGCGCCGGTAGGCCTTGACGCTGTTGAGGTCGCGGACCGGGACGTGGAAGAGGGCGCGACTGAGCCGGTTGTACACCGACGACACGAAGGCCTTTTCGTACTTCCCTTCCTTGAAGCCGGTCACCATGTCCGCCTCGTCGGCGAGGATCGGGGCGACGAGGCGCGGGATGTCGGCCGGCTTGAACTGCAGGTCGGCGGGATAGAAGACGAGGATGTCGCCTCGCGCCGCCAGGTATCCGGTGCGGAGGGCATCGGCGATGCCCCGGCGCGCGCGATGGCGGGTGGTGCGCAGGAAGGGGTAGCGCGCGCGCAGCTGTTCGAGGACGGCCCAGGTCGTGTCGACCGACCCGTCGTCGATGACGATGACCTCGACGCCATGCGGAAGGCCGGCGAAGGCGTCGGCCGCCTGCTCCATGAAGAGCGGGAGGTTCTCGGCCTCGTCCTTCGCCGGGACGAGGACGGAGACGCGGATGGGCGGCGGGGTCATACCCGCTTGCGCATGCGCGCGGAGAGCACCCCCAGCTGGTCGCGGTACTTGGCGACGGTGCGCCGTGCAATGTTGACGCCGTTCTCGCGCAGGATGTTCACGATGGCCTGGTCGGTGAGCGGATTCCGTGCGTCCTCGCTGGCGACCAGCTTCTCGATCTGGTCCTTGATGCCGCGCGCCGACACGTCCTCGCCCCCGGTGGTGCTCAGCCCGGACGAGAAGAAGAACTTGAGGGGGAGGACGCCGCGCGGCGTCTGCACGTACTTCTCGTTCGTGACGCGGCTGACGGTGCTCTCGTGCATGGAGATCACCTCGGCCACCTCGCGCAGGGTGAGGGGCTTGAGGTACTGCACCCCTTTCTCGAAGAAGTCGCGCTGCCGGTCGACGATGTAGTTCATGACCTTGAGCATCGTCTGGCGGCGCTGCTCGATCGCCTGGATCATCCAGTTGGCCGAGTTGAGCTTGGAGGAAATGAACTCCTTGTTCTCGCCGTCGAACTTCTTCTTGTCACGCGCGATGTCCTGGTACGCCTTGCTGAGCCGGAGGCGCGGGAGGTTGGCGTCGTTGATGAAGACGTGGTACTCGCCGTCGATCTTCTCCACGACGAGGTCCGGGACGATGTAGCCGTCGTTGGCGACGCTGTAGCGCAATCCCGGCTTGGGGTCGAGCTTGGCGATCTCGTCGGCGGCGTGCTGCACGTCCTGGGCGCTGATGCCGAAGCGCTTCGAGATCTCGCTCCAGCGGTGGGCGATGAGCTCGTCGAAGGCGTCGTGCACGAGGCGAAACTGCAGCGTCCCCTCCTGCTGGAGGTCGCGCAGCTGCAAGAGGAGGCACTCGCGGAGGTCGCGCGCCCCGACCCCGGGCGGGTCGAGCGTCTGGACGATGCGCAGCATCTCCTCGGCCTCGGCCGGGGTGTACAGCGGGAGCGTGCCCTCGAACCCCTCGCGCTCGGCCGCGCGGGCGACCACCTCGTTGATGCCGTCGAGGATCTCGTCGATCGCGCAGGTGAGGTAGCCGTCCTCGTTGATGTTGCCCGCGAACTCGTCCGCCAGCAGCAACTGGCGCGGGGTCAGCTCGAGGAGGGAGATCTGGTCCTTGAGGTGGTCGTCGAGGTCGCGCCGCTCCACCGAGACGGGCTCGTAGTACTCGCGCTCCTCGTGCTCCTCGCGCACCCCGCCGGTCTCGAAGCCGTCGAGCAGGATCTCTTCCCAGTCGATCGTCTCGTTGTTGACCGACTCCCGCTCCTCCGGCGGCGCGGTCTCCGGTTCCGCCAGGTCGACCGGCCCCTCCTCGCCCTCGCGCTCCTCCTCCTCCGAGTCGTCCTCGTCGGGCTCGGTCATCTCGAGGAACGGGTTGTTGAGGAGTTCCTGCTTGAGGTGCTGCTGGAGGTCGAGCAGCGGCATGTAGAGCAGGTCCATCGCCTGGTACAGGCGTGGATTGACCTTCAGCTCCTGCCGGAGCGACGTGCTCTGGCTGAGCCCCGTCTTCATGCGGGCTGCCCCTCCCTCTCGGCGGCGAAGCGGGTGCGCAGGCGTGCGGTGAGCGTCGGCCCCAGGTAGATGCGCGAGACCTCATCGTCGAAGACGAGGTCGCGCACGGTCCCGGAGACTTTCACCTGGCCGTCGAACATGATGTAGGCACGGTCGACGATATCGAG
This genomic interval carries:
- a CDS encoding RNA polymerase sigma-54 factor encodes the protein MKTGLSQSTSLRQELKVNPRLYQAMDLLYMPLLDLQQHLKQELLNNPFLEMTEPDEDDSEEEEREGEEGPVDLAEPETAPPEERESVNNETIDWEEILLDGFETGGVREEHEEREYYEPVSVERRDLDDHLKDQISLLELTPRQLLLADEFAGNINEDGYLTCAIDEILDGINEVVARAAEREGFEGTLPLYTPAEAEEMLRIVQTLDPPGVGARDLRECLLLQLRDLQQEGTLQFRLVHDAFDELIAHRWSEISKRFGISAQDVQHAADEIAKLDPKPGLRYSVANDGYIVPDLVVEKIDGEYHVFINDANLPRLRLSKAYQDIARDKKKFDGENKEFISSKLNSANWMIQAIEQRRQTMLKVMNYIVDRQRDFFEKGVQYLKPLTLREVAEVISMHESTVSRVTNEKYVQTPRGVLPLKFFFSSGLSTTGGEDVSARGIKDQIEKLVASEDARNPLTDQAIVNILRENGVNIARRTVAKYRDQLGVLSARMRKRV